Proteins encoded in a region of the Podarcis muralis chromosome 4, rPodMur119.hap1.1, whole genome shotgun sequence genome:
- the LOC144327631 gene encoding uncharacterized protein LOC144327631 → MECGKSFRQSSHLISQRRIHTREKPYQCVQCGKSFSQSSNLTSDQIIHTGEKPYECVECGKRFRRSSDLTTHQRIHTGEKPYQCVECGQSFSQSSHLISHQRIHTGEKPYKCVDCGKTFTDSSKLTSHQRVHTGAKPYQCVECGKSFSHSHSLTFHQTIHTGEKPYQCVECGKSFRKSSDLTSHQRIHTGEKPYQCAECGKSFSQSAHLTSHQRIHKGEKPYQCMECGKSFTDRSSLTSHHRIHTGEKPYQCGECGKSYTHNSSLTSHQRIHTGEKPYQCVECGKSFRMSSDLTKHQRIHTGEKPYQCVECGKSFNQSSSLTFHQRIHTGEKPYQCVECGKSFTDSSSLTSHQRIHTGEKPYQCGECGKSFRKSSDLTKHQRIHKGEKPYKCMICGKSFTDSSKLTSHQKVHTGEKPYQCVECGKSFIYSHSLAFHQRIHTGEKPYQCVRCGKRFTDSSSLTSHQRIHTGEKPYQCVECGKSFSQSSSLTFHQRIHTGEKPYQCVECGKSFTDSSSLTSHQRIHTGEKPYQCVECGKSFRKSSDLTKHQRIHTGEKPYQCVECGKSFSQSSSLTFHQRIHTGEKPYQCVECGKSFIKSSSLISHQRSHTGERERDVAYIQRLAEESRREMEIKRL, encoded by the coding sequence atggaatgtggaaagagcttccgtcagagctcccatctcatttCCCAGCGAAGAATTCATACacgggagaaaccgtatcagtgtgtgcaatgtggaaagagcttcagtcagagttccAATCTCACTTCtgatcaaataattcatacaggggagaagccctatgagtgtgtggaatgtggaaagagattcaggaGGAGCTCCGATCTCAccacccatcaaagaattcatacaggggagaaaccctatcagtgtgtggaatgtggacagagcttcagtcagagctcccatctcatttcccatcaaagaattcatacaggggagaaaccctataagtgtGTGGATTGTGGAAAAACCTTCACTGATAGttccaaactcacttcccatcaaagagttcatacaggggcgaaaccctatcagtgtgtggaatgtggaaagagcttcagtcacagccacagtctcactttccatcaaacaattcatacaggggagaaaccctatcagtgtgtggaatgtggaaagagctttaggaagagctccgatctcacttcccatcaaagaattcatacaggggagaaaccctatcagtgtgcggaatgtggaaagagcttcagtcagagtgcccatctcacttcccatcaaagaattcacaaaggggagaaaccctatcagtgcatggaatgtggaaagagctttacagATAGGTCCtccctcacttcccatcacagaattcatacaggggagaaaccctatcagtgtggggaatgtggaaagagctacactcataactcctctctcacttcccatcaaagaattcatacaggggagaaaccctatcagtgtgtggaatgtggaaagagcttcaggatgaGCTCTGATCTCAccaagcatcagagaattcatacaggggagaaaccctatcagtgtgtggaatgtggaaagagcttcaatcagagctcctctctcactttccatcaaagaattcatacaggggagaaaccatatcagtgtgtggaatgtggaaagagcttcactgatagctcctctctcacttcccatcaaagaattcatacaggggagaaaccctatcagtgtggggaatgtggaaagagcttcagaaaaagctctgatctcactaagcatcagagaattcataaaggtgagaaaccctataagtgcatgatatgtggaaagagcttcactgatagttccaaactcacttcccatcaaaaagttcatacaggggagaaaccctatcagtgtgtggaatgtggaaagagcttcatttacaGCCACAGTCTcgctttccatcaaagaattcatacaggggagaaaccctatcagtgtgtgcgatgtggaaagaggttcactgatagctcctctctcacttcccatcaaagaattcatacaggggagaaaccctatcagtgtgtggaatgtggaaagagcttcagtcagagctcctctctcactttccatcaaagaattcatacaggggagaaaccctatcagtgtgtggaatgtggaaagagcttcactgatagctcctctctcacttcccatcaaagaattcatacaggggagaaaccctatcagtgtgtagaatgtggaaagagcttcagaaaaagctccgatctcactaagcaccagagaattcatacaggggagaaaccctatcagtgtgtggaatgtggaaagagcttcagtcagagctcctctctcactttccatcaaagaattcatacaggggagaaaccctatcagtgtgtggaatgtggaaagagcttcattaagagttcctctctcatttcccatcaaagaagtcatacaggagagagagaaagggacgtGGCATACATACAGAGATTAGCTGAAGAATcaagaagggaaatggaaattaaaagactATGA